The following proteins are encoded in a genomic region of Chloracidobacterium sp.:
- the speB gene encoding agmatinase: MSQSSELPMNFGGIDESQYSDIDTAKILILPVSYEGTVSYGTGTGAGAMAIVDASRNMELYEEETDAEVYKLGIHTLPEFTPRETPKQMMEELYGYSKKLLELDRFVCMIGGEHSVSAPIIQAHHEKFKDLSVLQIDAHADLRDEYDGTPHSHASIMARVVKDLRIPSVQVGIRSISGDEARSLKGDLPTAIYWARDIVGRTDWIDEAVDRLTDNVYLTIDIDGLDPSIVPTTGTPEPGGLGWYETLALIRTLAEKKRVVGMDLVEYSYNENYDSPAFLCSKLVYKSLAYIFRDQTSKVS; the protein is encoded by the coding sequence ATGAGTCAATCATCTGAATTGCCGATGAACTTTGGCGGTATCGACGAGTCGCAATACTCAGACATCGATACCGCCAAAATACTTATACTTCCCGTCTCATACGAGGGCACAGTTTCATATGGCACCGGTACCGGTGCCGGTGCGATGGCGATCGTGGATGCATCGCGCAATATGGAGTTGTACGAAGAAGAAACCGATGCCGAGGTATACAAACTCGGCATTCACACACTCCCGGAATTCACCCCTAGAGAAACGCCGAAGCAAATGATGGAAGAACTCTACGGGTATTCGAAAAAGCTTCTCGAACTCGATAGATTCGTTTGTATGATTGGCGGCGAACACTCGGTTTCGGCACCGATAATCCAGGCTCATCACGAAAAATTCAAGGATCTTAGTGTGCTTCAGATCGACGCACACGCTGACCTGCGTGACGAATATGACGGCACACCACATTCACACGCCTCTATAATGGCTCGCGTGGTCAAGGACCTTAGAATTCCATCTGTACAGGTTGGAATCCGCTCAATTTCAGGCGATGAGGCAAGATCGCTGAAGGGAGACCTTCCGACGGCTATATATTGGGCACGAGATATTGTGGGTCGGACGGACTGGATCGACGAAGCCGTAGATCGGCTCACCGACAATGTTTACCTGACCATTGATATAGACGGTTTGGACCCTAGCATTGTACCGACAACGGGCACACCCGAGCCCGGCGGGTTAGGTTGGTATGAGACTTTGGCCCTCATACGTACGCTGGCTGAGAAGAAGCGAGTTGTTGGAATGGACCTGGTAGAATATTCGTACAACGAAAACTACGACTCCCCCGCATTTCTATGTTCTAAGCTAGTTTATAAATCACTCGCATATATTTTTCGAGATCAAACCTCGAAAGTCTCCTGA
- a CDS encoding cation transporter, whose protein sequence is MACCEDDCAIEALRERQSSTLKIVLGINVAMFVAGIGAGIYAGSSALLSDSLDNLGDAMTYGLSLYVVYKSSQAKAQVALFKGGLILLAALVVLGQVIYKLVVPTVPIFEIMGVVSLLALVGNSICLYLLTRHKTDDVNMSSVWECSRNDIASNVSVFVAASAVWFFQSGWPDIIIALALVCLFLRSAFRVFTSANSQLRAV, encoded by the coding sequence ATGGCTTGTTGTGAAGATGATTGTGCGATAGAGGCTTTGCGGGAGAGGCAGAGTTCGACGTTGAAGATCGTGCTTGGTATAAACGTCGCGATGTTTGTGGCTGGAATCGGTGCGGGCATTTATGCGGGTTCGAGCGCGTTGTTGTCGGATTCGCTGGACAATCTTGGCGATGCGATGACGTACGGGCTGAGCCTTTACGTTGTCTATAAATCATCGCAGGCTAAGGCTCAGGTCGCTTTATTCAAAGGCGGTTTGATCCTTCTAGCGGCGCTCGTTGTGCTCGGACAAGTGATCTACAAACTGGTGGTTCCGACCGTTCCTATTTTTGAAATCATGGGCGTGGTTAGTTTGCTTGCCCTCGTCGGGAATTCGATATGCCTTTATCTGCTTACGCGTCACAAGACAGACGATGTGAATATGAGTTCGGTGTGGGAATGTTCGCGTAACGATATTGCTTCGAACGTCTCGGTCTTTGTCGCTGCCAGCGCGGTTTGGTTCTTTCAGTCGGGCTGGCCCGACATCATCATCGCCCTTGCATTGGTTTGCCTTTTCCTGCGCTCCGCCTTCCGCGTATTCACAAGTGCGAATAGCCAGCTAAGAGCCGTTTAA
- a CDS encoding DegT/DnrJ/EryC1/StrS family aminotransferase: MKVPLLDIKEQNDALRPEIEAALGRVLDSNGFILGGEVAELECELAGYCGTKYAIGCASGSDAILLALMALDVGPGDEVITTPYSFFATVSAITRLGAVAVFVDIDPVTYNLDVSQVEAKITDRTKAIEPVHLYGQCADMTALREISERHNIAIVEDAAQAIGAEENGIRAGAIGTMGAFSFYPSKNLGGMGDGGFITTNDDVLAKKLLALRVHGSDVKYYHKYVGLNSRLDGFQGAVLRVKLPHLDKWADMRRANAARYRELFTDAGLTEQIGLPFERSTAKHIYNQYVIRIPGRRDELRHYLTEKGIGTDIYYPVPLHLQECFAYLGYSAGDLPEAEKAAIETLALPIYPELKLDQQAYVVDSIREFFEQDS; encoded by the coding sequence ATGAAAGTCCCATTACTAGACATTAAAGAGCAAAACGATGCCCTTCGACCGGAGATCGAGGCGGCGTTGGGACGAGTGCTCGACTCCAATGGATTTATCCTTGGCGGCGAGGTTGCCGAACTCGAATGCGAATTGGCCGGCTATTGCGGCACCAAATACGCGATCGGATGTGCGTCGGGTAGCGACGCAATATTGCTTGCACTGATGGCCCTCGATGTCGGTCCCGGCGATGAGGTAATTACCACGCCATATAGTTTTTTTGCGACCGTCAGTGCGATCACACGGCTTGGAGCCGTCGCGGTTTTTGTCGATATCGATCCGGTTACATACAATCTTGACGTCTCGCAGGTCGAGGCAAAGATCACGGACCGGACGAAAGCAATCGAGCCCGTTCATCTTTATGGCCAATGTGCCGATATGACCGCTCTTCGTGAGATCAGTGAGCGGCACAATATTGCGATCGTCGAAGACGCAGCCCAGGCGATCGGTGCCGAAGAGAACGGTATTCGTGCCGGAGCCATCGGTACGATGGGAGCTTTTAGCTTCTATCCGTCCAAGAATCTCGGCGGTATGGGCGACGGCGGTTTTATAACGACCAATGATGACGTTCTCGCTAAAAAGCTGCTTGCGCTTCGTGTACACGGATCGGATGTTAAGTACTACCATAAATACGTTGGCCTAAATTCGCGTCTGGACGGTTTCCAAGGTGCTGTGCTCCGTGTAAAACTTCCGCATTTGGATAAATGGGCCGATATGCGCCGTGCAAATGCGGCGAGATACAGAGAGCTTTTCACCGATGCCGGGTTGACCGAGCAGATCGGGCTTCCGTTTGAAAGATCCACAGCTAAACATATTTATAATCAATATGTTATACGCATTCCCGGACGCCGTGACGAACTGCGTCATTATCTGACCGAGAAGGGAATCGGAACCGATATTTATTACCCTGTACCGCTTCATCTGCAAGAGTGTTTTGCATATCTCGGATATAGTGCCGGCGATCTGCCCGAGGCGGAAAAGGCGGCTATCGAGACGCTTGCGTTGCCGATCTATCCCGAGTTGAAACTGGATCAGCAGGCTTATGTCGTCGATTCCATACGCGAGTTTTTTGAGCAAGACAGTTGA
- a CDS encoding deoxyhypusine synthase family protein — protein sequence MVAQKKTKASKYLTVPTRPIPIDRDRSVAGLLEKMEGAGFGAKQLAEAHRIWLDMLDDNSTIYLCGSGNLIPSGMRRLLAYVIKNRFVDVIVMSGTVLYHDIHEILGRNHFQAHPSMDDDELDASDVMRMGDVLANREEYQEADEWIGSVINQLELSRSYSVREFLHLMGRELSEIAHEDGILTSAFKARIPVYCPDLGGSELSVGIARAKFEKKINISFDTTQDTMEMMQIAQRTRNSGIITLGSTNSQNMVNVAEVSSYITRTNIRGHKYAISITTDSAPLDIRTPSFAGSHTSTFGKLLRGATTAYVPSDPSIALPMIITALSQTAAKFMKGRKRPNFSFAGKDLVVEVP from the coding sequence ATGGTTGCTCAAAAGAAAACAAAGGCTTCGAAATATTTGACGGTACCGACGAGGCCGATCCCCATTGACCGAGACCGTTCGGTCGCGGGACTTCTGGAAAAAATGGAAGGTGCCGGATTCGGTGCTAAACAGTTGGCCGAGGCCCACCGCATTTGGCTCGATATGCTGGACGACAACTCGACCATCTATCTTTGCGGTTCGGGCAACCTGATCCCTTCGGGTATGCGTCGACTGCTGGCATACGTTATCAAGAATCGATTTGTCGATGTCATCGTGATGTCCGGCACCGTGCTTTATCACGACATCCACGAGATCCTCGGACGCAATCACTTTCAGGCACATCCGAGTATGGACGACGACGAGCTTGATGCATCTGACGTAATGCGAATGGGCGATGTGCTTGCCAATCGCGAAGAATATCAGGAAGCTGATGAGTGGATCGGTAGTGTAATCAATCAGCTTGAGCTTAGCCGTTCATATTCAGTCCGCGAATTTCTGCACCTGATGGGTCGCGAGTTGTCTGAGATCGCTCACGAAGATGGTATTTTGACCTCAGCGTTCAAGGCACGCATTCCGGTGTATTGCCCTGATCTTGGAGGTTCGGAACTGTCAGTTGGAATTGCTCGGGCGAAGTTTGAAAAGAAGATCAACATCTCATTCGACACGACGCAAGATACAATGGAAATGATGCAGATCGCTCAACGCACGCGCAACTCGGGCATCATTACATTGGGCAGCACCAACAGTCAGAATATGGTGAATGTCGCTGAGGTTTCGTCATATATCACGCGTACTAATATCCGTGGCCACAAGTATGCGATCTCCATCACAACGGACTCTGCCCCTCTGGATATCCGAACTCCGTCGTTTGCCGGCAGTCATACCTCGACCTTTGGCAAGCTGCTTCGCGGGGCAACTACGGCATATGTTCCGAGTGACCCTTCGATTGCCTTGCCGATGATCATCACGGCACTTTCGCAAACGGCTGCGAAATTTATGAAGGGCAGAAAACGGCCGAACTTTAGTTTCGCCGGGAAGGATCTGGTTGTTGAAGTTCCGTAG
- the speA gene encoding biosynthetic arginine decarboxylase, whose amino-acid sequence MSAIIDQTIETYGIANWGADYFGVNRKGNLIVRSPENDNLTADVKEIIDDLQKRGINTPILLRFPQLIFGQIRKLQTAFRKSIKEFEYEGGHLCVFPMKVNQNRAVIEEYLREGTRYNFGLEAGSKAELYAALGLEQSKDSLLVLNGFKDRDFIRLAFAGAAAGKNVVIVIEKMSELDHTLDLADEISNLNSEVKMPMIGVRVKLYSKGSGKWEKSGGEAAKFGLTTTEILEVIRRLQEAGKIDMLRLLHFHIGSQLTDIKRIKNAMKEAARTYAKIRKMQIPIDYLDVGGGMAVDYDGSRTSFESSANYNAREFANDVIYVIKTVCDDENVPHPTIIQESGRYLSAYHAILVTNVQDEIETVVEDLTPMTMDVDDPTVVKELFDLRDTINAKNYREYYHDALEHREELFTMFNLGLISLEAKGKGEVLFWDICEKADQYAQLKKYVSEEFADLRRLMCAKYLANFSVFRSMPDNWALEQLFPIIPIHKLNKKPTEYATLCDITCDSDGIVDKFVDLHDTKAVLELHKLVKNESYYLAMMLVGAYQEVMGNNHNLFGVPHEAHIFIGEDGYIIRKVIYGATLGDSLASVRFDAVQLHDTFRKAVMLRIKEGVLTNTEGSKVIEFYEDQVDSYTYLTPNGTKDKK is encoded by the coding sequence TTGAGCGCAATAATTGATCAAACAATCGAAACCTACGGCATCGCTAATTGGGGGGCAGACTATTTTGGAGTTAACCGAAAAGGTAATCTTATCGTTCGGTCTCCGGAAAATGATAATCTGACTGCCGACGTTAAGGAGATCATCGACGACCTTCAGAAGCGCGGAATCAACACCCCGATCTTGCTTAGGTTTCCTCAACTGATATTTGGTCAGATACGGAAACTCCAAACAGCATTCAGAAAATCCATAAAGGAATTCGAATACGAAGGCGGACACCTCTGCGTCTTTCCGATGAAAGTCAACCAGAATCGCGCCGTGATCGAAGAATATCTTCGCGAAGGTACTCGTTATAACTTCGGCCTTGAAGCCGGCTCGAAGGCCGAACTATACGCTGCCCTTGGACTGGAACAGTCAAAGGATAGTCTGCTGGTGCTGAATGGCTTTAAGGACCGCGACTTTATTCGCCTTGCGTTCGCCGGTGCTGCCGCCGGAAAGAATGTCGTGATCGTCATCGAGAAAATGAGCGAACTCGATCACACGCTTGATCTTGCGGATGAAATATCCAACCTCAATAGCGAGGTCAAAATGCCGATGATCGGTGTCCGCGTAAAGCTTTATTCAAAGGGGTCTGGCAAGTGGGAAAAATCGGGCGGTGAGGCCGCGAAATTTGGGCTGACAACCACTGAGATACTCGAGGTCATTCGCAGACTGCAGGAAGCCGGTAAGATCGATATGCTCCGACTGCTCCACTTTCACATCGGATCACAATTGACCGATATCAAACGCATTAAAAATGCGATGAAAGAGGCGGCCCGAACCTACGCCAAGATCCGTAAGATGCAGATACCCATCGACTACCTTGACGTTGGCGGCGGTATGGCGGTCGATTACGATGGTTCGCGAACCTCATTCGAATCATCGGCTAATTACAATGCAAGAGAATTTGCCAATGACGTCATCTACGTCATAAAGACGGTTTGCGATGACGAAAACGTGCCGCATCCGACAATCATCCAGGAATCGGGTCGCTATCTTTCGGCATATCACGCGATCTTAGTAACGAACGTGCAGGACGAGATCGAAACCGTTGTCGAAGACCTTACACCGATGACGATGGACGTTGATGATCCGACGGTCGTCAAGGAACTATTTGATCTAAGGGATACGATAAACGCTAAGAATTATCGTGAGTATTATCACGATGCTCTAGAACATCGAGAAGAACTATTCACGATGTTCAATCTTGGATTAATATCACTTGAAGCCAAAGGCAAAGGCGAAGTACTATTTTGGGATATCTGCGAAAAAGCCGATCAATACGCCCAACTTAAAAAATACGTTTCGGAGGAGTTTGCGGATCTTCGACGGCTGATGTGTGCGAAATACCTTGCTAATTTTTCGGTATTTAGATCAATGCCGGACAATTGGGCTCTCGAGCAATTGTTCCCGATCATCCCAATTCATAAACTCAACAAAAAGCCGACAGAATATGCTACGCTATGTGATATTACATGCGATTCGGACGGTATCGTCGATAAATTTGTCGACCTTCACGATACTAAGGCTGTACTCGAACTGCATAAACTCGTCAAAAACGAGTCCTATTACCTCGCAATGATGCTGGTCGGTGCTTACCAAGAGGTAATGGGCAATAATCATAACCTCTTCGGTGTGCCCCACGAAGCTCATATTTTTATTGGCGAGGATGGTTACATTATCAGGAAAGTGATTTACGGTGCGACTTTGGGTGATTCCCTCGCGTCGGTCAGATTTGATGCCGTGCAGTTGCACGACACTTTTCGTAAGGCGGTAATGTTGCGAATTAAAGAAGGCGTGCTTACCAATACCGAGGGTAGTAAAGTGATCGAATTTTACGAGGATCAAGTCGATAGTTACACATATTTGACGCCAAACGGCACAAAAGACAAGAAATAA
- a CDS encoding M20/M25/M40 family metallo-hydrolase, producing the protein MFLATFVLQSIVLANFAIGQSTAPADVNAAIRKEAMENSKIFNTLHYFTDLYGPRLTGSPNHVAAANWAVKEMTSWGFSNAALEPWDFGHPGWVNERSTGLMISPVQDTLTFEVLAWTPSTKGVVNSAAVHMVLPDRPTQEELTAYFAGMSAKVGKKIVLVGKPAVIPVTIEPAPRRIPDATAKQRFDPKSASQGQGFGRGTGPISTPKPNALTNAQINEQLDAFLVVNKVALRVNDAAMDHGLIRAFNNRSFDITKVVPTVVMRNEDFGRIARLIAHGTPVNLQFEVRNRLVPEGKTSYNVVAEIPGTDKKDEVVMLGGHLDSWHSATGATDNAVGCAVMMEAARILKAIGVKPRRTIRVALWSGEEQGLLGSQAYVKKHFGTAEAPGPEFSKFNGYFNIDSGTGRARGFSVFGPAETSTVLRDAVASFADLGVTGAISSTSRSLGGSDHTSFSAAGLPGIGVAQDPIEYFTDTWHTNLDTYERVIDSDVKSSAIVIAAAVYKLAMQDEMLPRFSAADMPKAPAQR; encoded by the coding sequence ATGTTCCTGGCCACTTTCGTTTTGCAATCGATAGTTCTGGCCAATTTTGCAATTGGACAATCCACAGCCCCGGCAGATGTGAATGCCGCGATCAGAAAAGAGGCTATGGAAAATTCGAAAATATTCAACACACTTCATTACTTTACCGACCTCTACGGCCCGCGGCTCACCGGTAGTCCTAACCACGTTGCGGCGGCAAATTGGGCAGTCAAAGAAATGACTTCGTGGGGATTCTCGAATGCGGCGCTCGAGCCTTGGGATTTCGGTCATCCTGGATGGGTCAATGAGCGTTCCACCGGGCTAATGATCTCGCCGGTCCAAGACACTTTGACATTTGAAGTTTTGGCGTGGACGCCGTCGACAAAGGGCGTGGTAAATTCGGCCGCTGTTCATATGGTGCTGCCGGATCGACCGACTCAGGAAGAACTTACGGCATACTTTGCCGGAATGTCGGCAAAGGTCGGGAAGAAGATAGTACTGGTCGGTAAACCTGCGGTTATCCCGGTAACGATCGAACCGGCACCCCGCCGAATTCCGGACGCAACTGCCAAGCAACGGTTCGATCCCAAATCGGCTTCGCAGGGGCAAGGGTTCGGTCGAGGGACAGGTCCAATTTCCACCCCGAAACCAAATGCTTTGACGAATGCTCAGATCAATGAACAGCTTGATGCCTTTCTGGTTGTTAACAAGGTTGCCTTGCGTGTAAATGACGCCGCTATGGACCACGGCCTGATCCGAGCTTTTAATAACAGGAGCTTCGATATCACCAAGGTTGTGCCGACCGTAGTTATGCGAAACGAAGATTTTGGTCGCATTGCCCGTCTGATCGCACACGGCACGCCGGTAAACCTGCAGTTTGAGGTTCGCAATCGCCTTGTGCCCGAGGGTAAGACCAGCTACAACGTTGTCGCTGAGATCCCTGGCACCGATAAAAAGGATGAGGTCGTAATGCTCGGCGGACATCTTGATTCTTGGCATTCGGCAACCGGGGCGACCGACAATGCCGTCGGTTGTGCGGTGATGATGGAAGCTGCCCGCATCCTGAAGGCGATCGGCGTTAAACCACGTCGAACTATCCGAGTCGCGTTATGGAGCGGTGAAGAGCAGGGCTTGCTCGGTTCTCAAGCGTATGTCAAAAAGCACTTTGGAACTGCCGAAGCACCGGGGCCTGAATTTTCCAAATTCAACGGTTACTTTAACATCGACAGCGGAACGGGACGTGCTCGTGGATTCAGTGTTTTCGGCCCGGCCGAGACCTCGACCGTTCTTCGTGACGCTGTGGCATCGTTTGCCGATCTCGGCGTAACGGGTGCGATCAGTTCGACGAGCAGGAGCCTTGGCGGATCCGACCACACGTCGTTTAGTGCGGCCGGACTTCCGGGTATTGGCGTTGCACAGGATCCTATCGAGTACTTTACCGATACGTGGCATACCAATCTCGATACCTATGAGCGCGTGATCGATTCTGACGTAAAGTCGTCGGCAATTGTGATTGCAGCCGCTGTTTACAAGTTGGCGATGCAGGATGAGATGCTTCCGCGCTTCTCTGCGGCAGATATGCCAAAGGCTCCGGCCCAGCGTTAG
- a CDS encoding DegQ family serine endoprotease codes for MSIKTFFYFALFAVSVISGACKTGILAGSEAPPTVNSAPAAPLVVDGNRTSYADVVDKTSPAVVRIEAEHKENQQNQPQMVPFGDDMFRQMPQQRQMPNQRPQIERGLGSGVIVSSDGTVLTNYHVVDGAEKITVLMSDNKSFDAKVIGSDKLSDLAVLKIDAQQLPFLTLGNSDNVRVGDIVLAIGNPLGIGQTVTAGIISAKGRRTGLSDGSFEDFLQTDAPINRGNSGGALVNLTGELIGINSQILSPGGASGGNIGIGFSIPSNMAQSVLEQLLKDGKVRRGMLGINIQNVTDDIAKALDLKDKSGILVSNVKTGSAADKAGVKRNDIISAINGEKLEDSNFLRNKVAQTSPGTAIKLTVIRDGKEVELTATLDELNTDEQSKGSNPKGEPGSPESSDQGGKLGLSLEPVTPVIAKQLGLDSNDGLVVADIDPNGPAAMGGISRGDVILEMNKRPISSVADVKTIIDASTGKPILLLITRRGQTIYLTIRPE; via the coding sequence ATGTCGATCAAAACATTTTTTTACTTCGCACTTTTTGCCGTTTCAGTGATTTCCGGAGCTTGTAAAACCGGCATACTTGCGGGTTCTGAAGCCCCGCCAACTGTGAACTCCGCTCCGGCGGCGCCCCTCGTTGTAGACGGCAACAGGACTTCATATGCAGACGTCGTAGACAAGACTTCGCCGGCGGTTGTTAGGATCGAGGCCGAACACAAAGAAAATCAACAGAATCAGCCACAGATGGTTCCATTCGGTGATGATATGTTTCGTCAAATGCCGCAACAGCGACAAATGCCGAATCAGCGGCCGCAGATCGAACGCGGCCTCGGTTCCGGTGTCATCGTGAGCTCAGACGGAACGGTACTTACGAACTATCACGTTGTCGATGGTGCCGAAAAGATTACTGTCTTGATGAGCGATAACAAATCATTTGATGCCAAAGTAATTGGGTCAGATAAGCTCAGTGACCTTGCGGTACTAAAGATTGATGCCCAGCAACTCCCCTTCTTGACGCTGGGGAATTCTGACAACGTTCGTGTCGGCGACATTGTGCTTGCCATTGGTAATCCACTGGGAATCGGCCAGACCGTTACTGCCGGGATCATTTCAGCGAAAGGTAGGAGGACAGGACTCAGTGACGGAAGCTTTGAGGATTTTCTGCAAACCGATGCACCGATCAATCGCGGCAATTCAGGTGGAGCATTAGTCAACTTAACCGGTGAACTCATCGGCATCAACTCGCAAATACTTTCACCAGGTGGAGCAAGTGGCGGAAACATCGGAATTGGATTTTCGATACCGTCGAATATGGCACAATCCGTTCTGGAGCAACTCCTGAAGGACGGCAAAGTACGGCGCGGAATGTTGGGTATAAACATTCAAAATGTGACGGATGATATCGCAAAGGCATTGGACCTGAAGGATAAATCCGGGATCTTGGTAAGCAATGTTAAAACGGGTAGTGCGGCAGATAAAGCCGGTGTTAAGCGTAATGACATAATCTCCGCGATCAATGGTGAAAAGCTTGAAGATAGTAATTTCCTGCGAAACAAGGTCGCTCAGACATCGCCAGGAACTGCCATTAAATTGACTGTTATCCGGGATGGCAAGGAAGTCGAGCTAACGGCAACACTGGACGAATTAAATACCGACGAACAATCAAAAGGTTCGAATCCCAAGGGTGAACCCGGATCTCCGGAATCGAGCGATCAAGGTGGCAAACTCGGTCTCAGTCTAGAACCTGTGACGCCAGTAATAGCAAAGCAATTAGGACTTGATTCAAATGATGGTCTCGTAGTCGCAGATATCGACCCGAACGGCCCGGCCGCTATGGGCGGGATCTCTCGCGGCGACGTGATCCTTGAGATGAATAAACGACCGATCAGCTCGGTCGCCGATGTCAAGACCATAATTGACGCGTCGACCGGCAAACCGATCCTCCTGCTGATCACAAGGCGTGGGCAGACGATCTACCTTACAATAAGGCCGGAGTGA
- the nth gene encoding endonuclease III, translated as MMKDRTSQAAEIIKRLKKQYPDAHCALNHTSPFELLIATILSAQCTDERVNIVTANLFRKYRGPLDLINVRQEELEKDIHSTGFFRNKAKNIQAACQRIIDEFGGEIPQTMDELLTLGGVARKTANVVLGNAFGIASGVVVDTHVGRLSQRLGLTDEKAPEKIEKDLSDVVPKKYWVMFPHWMIFHGRQICKARKPDCGNCVLADICPSAFKV; from the coding sequence ATGATGAAAGATAGAACATCCCAAGCCGCCGAGATCATAAAGCGTCTAAAGAAACAGTATCCCGACGCTCATTGCGCACTCAATCACACGTCGCCGTTTGAACTGCTGATCGCGACGATCCTCTCGGCCCAGTGCACCGATGAACGCGTCAACATCGTCACGGCCAACCTTTTTCGCAAATATCGCGGGCCGTTGGACCTCATTAACGTCCGGCAAGAAGAATTGGAGAAAGATATCCACTCGACCGGTTTCTTTCGAAATAAAGCTAAGAATATACAGGCGGCGTGTCAGCGGATAATCGATGAATTTGGCGGCGAGATCCCCCAAACTATGGATGAGTTATTGACGCTTGGCGGCGTCGCCCGCAAGACTGCGAACGTCGTCCTAGGCAACGCGTTTGGGATCGCCTCGGGCGTCGTCGTCGACACGCACGTTGGCCGTTTGTCACAGCGGTTAGGGTTGACAGACGAAAAGGCCCCTGAAAAGATTGAGAAAGATCTATCTGACGTAGTGCCCAAAAAATACTGGGTTATGTTTCCGCATTGGATGATATTTCACGGCAGACAGATATGTAAGGCTCGAAAACCGGATTGCGGGAATTGTGTATTAGCGGATATTTGCCCTTCGGCGTTTAAGGTGTGA
- a CDS encoding prepilin-type N-terminal cleavage/methylation domain-containing protein, with product MKKTSERGFSLIELLIVVVIIGIIATLAVPALQKGLRAAENGTTFATLRTIGSTQVGFYSQNNRFGRLNELNNVLGQGLGVTAGNQINRGKFVFEMTPVAPTNTDLASRYTITATRNISGEGVIYKYEITQTGDIRQILP from the coding sequence ATGAAAAAAACAAGCGAAAGAGGATTTTCATTGATCGAACTTTTGATCGTCGTCGTGATCATAGGAATCATCGCAACGTTGGCGGTTCCAGCTTTGCAAAAAGGTCTGCGAGCGGCCGAAAACGGAACGACCTTTGCTACATTGAGGACGATCGGTTCGACACAGGTCGGGTTCTATTCGCAAAATAATCGCTTCGGGCGGTTAAATGAATTGAACAACGTACTCGGTCAAGGTTTGGGCGTCACTGCAGGAAATCAGATCAATCGCGGAAAATTTGTATTTGAAATGACGCCGGTGGCCCCCACTAATACGGACCTCGCTAGCCGTTACACTATCACTGCGACGCGAAATATCAGCGGCGAGGGCGTGATCTATAAATATGAGATCACCCAAACGGGCGACATACGGCAGATTCTCCCGTGA